GGACTCTGGCACAGACCTCCCTATCCAACAATTAAAGCTGAAATCATTCCAGCTGAGTTAGGTAATAAAGCCCCCAGAGAAGCCAAGGCAGCACTGACCTGCTAGAATCCTTGGACTTCTCCAACCCAGGACAATTAACTGAGTGGGGAGGATGGAAGTGGTCAGAACACATTAGCCATTTACAACGGCCAAAGGAGGACTGAGGTTGGGATTACTGTTAAGACCAATTCTTTCTGttgtctctccctcctccccacacacacacacacacacacacacaccaaagttCTCTTTGCTGTAACCTCtgcactcagtgcttgtgagcGGGGAAGAACTGCCCACTAGGGGCACCTAGGATAGTGTATATAGattcccaggtttctgggtggaGGTTTAAGCTGGTGTTAGTTAAGCATTTAAGGAAATCCCAGTCTAGAAAACTCAACCCAGCCCTTTTTGCTGCCAtcagcacctggcagaagggtatGTATGTCCTGTATGACTGTAGTTTGCAGAATTCCAAGACTATACCCAATAAAAGGACCAGAAAGAACATAGGAACACTTGCAAATACGTAATCCTTTCAACTATCTTTGCTGGAATCCAGATTTCCTTTTGAGAGATTGGGTTAATGACAAGACAAACAGATTTGAAAGAGCACCAGTTTGTCAAAGTCAGAGTTCCCCTAAGCCAATGGCTCACTGAGCTGATGCAGTTAAGGGACGCCAGTTTCATAACCACTGGTACATAAGGGAGCAATGTGGCCAGCATCACGTTCAACTGCCTTTAGCTGCCCTAACCCAATGGATCAAGTACTCCTTTTGCAGCAGGGTAAACTGGTGGTGGCTGTTCAGCGTGAGATTGAGAGAGACTCAAACCCATGACCTTCAGGATTTTAGCCTAGCACCTGAACCACTCAGCCACCACAATTCACTATAGTTAGCAGTAACCCAATTTACCATAGTTAGCAGTAACCCAATTTACCTGGCCATCACTCAGATACTGTAGTAGGATACTATAGTAGCGGACACTATAGAAAATCTTAAGATAGTAATCACTGAGGGCAAAGACGACCAATAATTAAGTAAGTTACTAAACAGTACTGTTGGCAAAGCAGTTATATACTTATTACCAAGGGCAGACACAACTGAACCATGGAACATGTTGAATGTACTCATTTTGGTCACTCACATAGTCCTCTCCACCCAACATGAAGGTTGCAGCCTCAAGAAGTTGTCACATTGTTATGGATCCCTCCAATGAACTATTCAGATGGCATTTCCATGAGAAGGAGAGTTTCTATAAGCCTGTTGATGTTCTTTGGGCCTATTTAGATTATTATAGTTTGCTTTTTCATGACAGGGCAAGATGTTTGCATAGGACACAGGGGATACTTTTCCTATTGTAACAGGTGCATTCCAAACTAACATctactgcaggggtaggcaacctatggcatgcgtgatgaaggcggcatgcgagctgattttcagtggcactcacagcccgggtcctggccaccggtctggggcgctctgcattttaatttaattttaaattaagcttcttaaacattttaaaaaccttatttagtttacatacaacaatagtttagttatatatattctagacttctagaaagagaccttctaaaaaacgttaaaatgtattactggcacgcgaaaccttaaattagagtgaataaatgaagactcggcacaccacttctgaaaggttgccaaccccgatCTACTGTATtgcagagaaacattttttgtgTTGTTATAGAAGCACTAATATATTTAGCAAAGTCAAGAACCAAGACAACTGTTCGCTCAGTACCCCAACATCATGTAAGCAGTCTAGCAAGTTAGGACATGTCTGGGGACAGGGTCTTTTGCCCAGATGTCAACTCCTTAATCAATTGACTCTCAGGTGCTGGAAAGGGGAGAAAAGTCAATTGTGATGGAAGCCAGGTTGGATCATACTTATTCCCTCACACATTTGGGACAGAACTTGACTTGGTTCACTGTTAAAAGCAGGCAAGTACTGCAAGTACTTTTAAGTAAGCATCCCTTTTGCAGTCTTGTACTTCTGAGGACAAAGTTAGTTATTAGGAGCTGTAGACTACCTATATTTACCATTTTGAACACAAGTGGAACAGCTATTTAGCATCTTAACTGATTAGCATATGCATTTAAAGTTAAACATACATAGTCAAAATACTAAAGAAAATCTAAAATAGAGTTATCTGCCATAAATCACTATGCACACAGCCCTCAAAACATTAAGCCAGGAATATTTGCGGACCTGCATATTTAAATATATGTGCACGTTATTTATACAGAGCAAATAGATACATTTATATAAAGGTCATTTAAAATATGGCACATTTGTACATGACTATTTCAATGAGAAAAATTTAGCTTAGGTCTCAGTTAGAAGAAAAAAGCAAGCTCTATAGCTAAAATATGGACTTTACTGAACAGTACTAAAAGTTTCTGAAGTTTGAACAAGACAAGATTGACAGGAACTACAAGACACACCTGCATCACAAGCCTTTGGAAAGTATTATAGGTAGAGCAACTGCATGAGTATGCATTAGATTTATTAAACACTACATTATGCAGTTTGTACTGGCTGGCTTTTAATTTCCTGAACAAAACATTTAACATTATAGGCTTTAGGTATTTCACAGAGAAGAATTCCCTGCTTAGGAAGGAGATAACTAATGAGAACTTTTCAGACAGTAGGTTATCTTACCTACTTACTATATCAATACAAATATGTCTGTCAAAGATTTAGGCGCCAATTCCACAAAGACTTATATACATGCTTACACACAGAGTACTCATAGCACATAGTTAAACATGTGTGAAAAAGTCTTTCCAAAGTAGGACCCTGTATAAAAATTCTGGAGAATACTCCAGAACTGGAGTTAAATGCTTTTGCTTCCCCCTTTTGGTTAGTCAAAGAGAAAGCTGATCTTCCTGTGATGGGCAAGATGCTATTCCTTTAGAGGAGGTAAGTTTAAGCTGAAAGTTTTGGAAAATTCATACATGGCAGAAAAACAGCAGAATTACTACCAGACTGATCTACCTCAGATTTGGATCTTAAAGATCTGTGCCACAGATATTTTAGTCTTCAGATTCTAGTATTTTGCTATATTAGAGCATTTGTTCAAGAGTTTTCATTCTAGCAACAAGACCTAAAAAAGCTCCTAGTAGACACCAAATGTCTACTGATGTGGAAATAGCATAATCTTAATCATATATGTACTGGAAAAAAGTCTCAAAAGAATCTGAAAGACTGTTCCAAGATGGATAATATGGGATAATATTTAACCAAAGCTATACCACAAATAAGAACGATTCCTATTTAGTGCAATGTGTTTTGTTGTTTATAAAGTCCCTCATTGCTTAGGCACTTGGGTGCCTCATCGAGTATTGGTCtttattgtaaaataaataaccaAGTAATAGGAATGATCCAGTCATCAGTTAAAGAGGGCTAACCAAACAGGTAAGTCTTGCATTGTGACCTGAAGTTTATCAAACCGAAGTTCTGGCCAATCATCACTGGGAGAGAAAAAGTCGGGTGGGGAATTTAAGAGTAAATTCCTGGAACTGAACAACAGGGATGACTAAGTAAATCATAACTACTGTAGGAGACATTACATTAACATGCTGAAGTTTTATACACCTGTGGGCTACAAGTGCAAGCTTTGTTTATACAGCAGCATACTTAGTGCCCCTTAATGATTTTCAATATCAGAAGCATTCTCATTATCTGAAAACTGAATTACATGTATTCAGTACACATTGATAATTTTATTCAGTAAAGATTGCAATAGTTAGATACAGTGGTGACACATGATATATAAAACTCCCATAGAAAGTACTATGCAAATCATGCAGGTCAGTAAAATGAATGGTATCTTTTGGTTGAGGCATGCCACCAAATCTTTAGGCATTGCCATTCTGTGACATGGTACAGCCTAGCTGGCTCACAACAAAAGATATATGACATGCTTTTCACTCCCCACATGCTGGAAAAATTAAACAGCCTTCTCATTTTGTATTAGCAGCTACCATTTGTTCAATTTACTTGCAGtttgcagcaaaaaaaaaaaaaaaaaaaaaaaaaaaagtgtgcccATTTCACTAATTTCAGAAGAATAATGCCAAAGTCATATTTTTCAGTTATTCATACACAGGTGCACTGAAATGTCAGAGTGTTGTTTGAGGAAGTGGGAAGAATTTTCCTTTTATAATATTGTGTCAATATTTTTAAGTCACATGACAAGGAATGTGTCTTATTGTAATCCACTCATGGGTTTTTGGGACTAAACACCCTCCAAGGACAGTCATATGTCTACACAAACGCTCTGGAGTACTAGGTTTTGCAGCTGTACCAGCAATTTAGCTGACATGGAAAAGTCTGACTTCACACATCTAGACACATTGTCCTAGTTTAAGTCAGCATTAActtgcactaaaaaaaaaaatctggctccAGATCTGGCTGTTTCAGATGGTACCTTATgagttagtttaaaaaacaaaaacaaaaagagtccACCCACTTTTGGTCAAACCAGCCATTTGTGTGACCTGGAGAGGGAGAAGAACAGCTCTGCCAACACCAAAAACTGCCAAGCATCCcctcaccccacttcccccaaaaagctaaaaatgtaGGACACAGGCTGGTCTCTTGATCTAGAAAAGGAGTATATACAAGCAGGTCCTCAGTTAAACAAAGAGGGACAGCTCCTTAACATTTTTAGTGAATCCAAGTTCAGGAGACCCCCACCACTGATCTTTAGCCTTTAGGCCaatacaattttaaacaagcattccaatacaaaaagtttgactCATTCAGAGTTTGGAAGAAGTttccttttaaatggaaaaatatcacaaaaatagCTTCTTAAGTCTAACTTGGTTTTCCCATAGCTGTTAGGAACTCAGCAAATATAAAATGGGTGCCTTAAAACAAGTTCTCTGAAACAATGCTGTAAATAAGTGTCTTGATTTACATGCCTGAGGGAAGAACAGCTGGAGAATCTAGGATCCTCCCATATTTTAATGTACAGTGATGTCGTAACTGAGTTTCCAAGAAGTCTAAATTCTGTATTTaaaccacattttaaaagcaCAACAAGAACTCTCATTAAAGCTAGCGGACATCCCTGCTTTTGTAAGCATCAGTTGGACTTACTGCATTTTATCAGTGGACTGTACAGCGTTTTTGGCTTTTGTCAGAGTTCACAAGATACTTTTAAACTTTTCAAGTTTCCTTTAAATGCATATTTTCAGAGTTAAGTCTCCAAACACAGTATCTGATGTGCATTGAAGTTTAAATACGCTTTATAGACAAGTTCTACAATACTTGGGAAAAAGAGATTGCTCTGCTATTAAGTGTTTCGCAGTGTTGATTTGAAGGGGCTCCTTTAGGGTTATGAAACAGCATTTAACTTCTATGTTAAAAAGTTACAGTAAAGAGGCATGTGAAGTTTCTTTACACCATGTATTTCACAAGATTTTAATATTACACATGCAGGAATAATCTATCAGGCATCTGCTGAAGTAGATTTCAGATTGCTTAATTCTTTGACTGTTTTGGAAGTAAATTTCATAACCTTATTTGAGGGACCAAAGGACAATTATAATGTTGTGGACTTAGTCTGACAGCTAATGCAGGCCCAGTGTGTATCATACCCTGCTTTAACATTATAGTTTTATATAAATCTGTTGAAATGAGTAcaaaaaataagaacaaaattCAATGAGAATTTAGCATTCTTCAGTTACTAAAACAATATCACACAAGAATCCATGTAGCTCTATTTTACTACTAATGGTTTACTCTGGAGAATGAGTTATAATTACAAATATGCAAGATTTCTGATAAAGACTTTCAAGCTTGGTTTTCCTTTGAGgttcttttctcctccctgccaAGTCTTCAAAAGTTAGTTTGCCTTACAGCCAACTTTAGCTACATCTCAGACAGGGCTTTTAAGAAATATTTAAGTATCTTTTGAGAAATCGGTGAATCAATACTATAGCATCAAGTATTATCTTAAAGCTGCTAAAATGCCAGTACAAGGCTACAAAAAGTATTAATTGAAAGCAGCAGAGAAGATTATTCAGAAGTTGTTCCTACAGAAAATGTTATACTGAAAGTCATGTAAAACATTGATTTTACAATTAAATGGTTgatacaaaaatgatttttctccCCTTGCCACTCTCCAACCCTACTGGGTAATAATCCAAAAGAGTGGTAGATTGTATGTATAAGTGCAAATTCATATACAAAACTAAGTGATAGAACACCCTTCCCCAAATAAACTGAACAAAAGTGAAGCACAAACAAATGTATAGTTACCCAGAAGTGTGCATGGCAGTTAACCATCATGGTCCTTTCAATAAGCTCATCAGGACACTCTAGGAGATGGTGCCCAGAGACCACACCAGCATTGTTAACCAGGACTGAGACCTCTCCAACCTCTTGGCGGACCCTCTCAGCTGTCAAGTAGACATTCTCTCTCTTGCTCACATCACAGGTATATGTATAAACCTGCAAGTTGCAGGGAGGCAGCACCTCTTCTTCACCATCTCCAGCTGCTAGGGAATCCAGAATAGAAAGGTTACATTCTCAATTAGATCTCAACATTCAGGTAAAAAGTCACAAAGAAGAAAGAGTAAACACTCATCCATTACACTTTAAGAGTTCTATTTACTTTGGCATCATCACAGTAAACAAACCCTATATTTACTGTTCCTGCCCGAAAAAGGTAAATTTGAGGCTCTAGGTTTACTTGCAGCCGTCTGAATCAAAGGTTATACTGATGAAAATGGTCTGTGCTCTTCCACTTATGAATCTCTCTTTCTAGCAAGGGATACAAGCACACAAACCCCACTCCTTCCTGGGTGGTCAGATATGAGTGATTGTGGGTGGGGGATGAAATCCTTGTTTACAGCTGGGTTTGTAGGACAATGCCAAATCCAACCTGGTTTAAGTCACAAACCATTCCCCTGGTCACCATCAGGCAGTATGGTCAGGAAATAGTCACAAGAACTAAAGAATCCCAGAAATATCCCCTCTGGATGTTCAGCTCTAACTACCATTTTTCCTTTCCTGGCAGGAGGACCACCACTGTGATAATGCAGGTGATTTTCTTGTAAGCACATCATTTAGCTACCCTTCCTGAAGCAGGTGAAAGATAGTTTTATGGGAAGTTAGGACACAGTTGTACAAAAATAATAGCATGGCAATACTAGAGCCCTGCAGAAGCCATCTCCAGATATGCCCCGCCACGAAATACTGCCCACACGTTATAAACTGGGTACTTTCTCCtcaccaggggtgctggaacaatttttataacgtgggtgctgagagccattgaaccaaactgtaaacccctgtatatgatggaaaccacttcaagccaggggctgtggcagcatacccagcacccctagttccagcacctatgctccaCATCCCTTGCTGAGCACCATCAGGTCTAGTGCCATGCTTCTGCCCCCCAAAAGACAGGCTAGCAGGTAAGGCAGGACCACTTCCTCATGGGAGACTAACCCAGTAAGAGTCCGCTATCCCAGAGCCACACTGTCCCGGAGCTCAGGCCGTGGGCTCTTATTGTAGTCTCTACAtttactgggggaggggaaaaaaggaaggggAGGCGTGATGTATTAGAGCTATGTTTTATGTTACGATCACAAAATACATCAGCATGTAGACCCAGGGGCACAGTATGTCACTGCCTGAGGTGGGCAGCGCAGTTACCTTGGTGGGCAGCGGCAGCAGCCTCCTCGGAGATCTCACGGTAGATGTGGCGCACCATGCCTGCCGTCTCCTCGTTGCTCTGGGTGTTGATGTCCCACAGCACCAGCAGCGCTCGGCGCCGGGCAAACTCCAGGGCGAAGAGGCGGCCCAGGCCGCTGCCTGCCCCAGTGATGAGGCATACCTGCCCCGCCACACTCTTCTCCTTGGGCCTCACCAGCCACTTGGCCGCAGCCAGCACGAACGCCCAGAGCACTTTGAAAGTGACTACGAAAAACTCCAGAAGGATGTTCATGCTTGCAGCG
Above is a genomic segment from Emys orbicularis isolate rEmyOrb1 chromosome 2, rEmyOrb1.hap1, whole genome shotgun sequence containing:
- the RDH10 gene encoding retinol dehydrogenase 10 yields the protein MNILLEFFVVTFKVLWAFVLAAAKWLVRPKEKSVAGQVCLITGAGSGLGRLFALEFARRRALLVLWDINTQSNEETAGMVRHIYREISEEAAAAAHQAGDGEEEVLPPCNLQVYTYTCDVSKRENVYLTAERVRQEVGEVSVLVNNAGVVSGHHLLECPDELIERTMMVNCHAHFWTTKAFLPKMLEMNHGHIVTVASSLGLFSTAGVEDYCASKFGAVGFHESLSHELKAADKDGIKTTLVCPYLVDTGMFRGCRIRKEIEPFLPPLKPDYCVKQAMRAILTDQPMICTPRLMYMVTFMKSILPFEAVVCMYRFLGADKCMYPFIAQRKQATNNNEAKNGI